Proteins encoded in a region of the Orcinus orca chromosome X, mOrcOrc1.1, whole genome shotgun sequence genome:
- the LOC101276628 gene encoding LOW QUALITY PROTEIN: programmed cell death protein 7-like (The sequence of the model RefSeq protein was modified relative to this genomic sequence to represent the inferred CDS: inserted 2 bases in 1 codon; deleted 1 base in 1 codon): MSGTMAMSSYLGFCHLLLVKPSRNNLLLCVQLNISQYDKEDLKVVSNKTFLKIAIIPPPPQCRPFPGNDAGERLRPPPPGPGSPWSPRWPEAPPPYDVLGDAALQRLRDRQWLEAVFGTPRRAGCPVPPRAPAGPNLGEVRAWLRGSLRLVRRLRGLGHALREAEADGVAWAQLHAEAQTLRAELAERLQLLTQAAYVGEARRRLERVRSRRLRLRERAREREAELEAEATRAAEREQEIDRWRVKCVQEVEEKKREQELKAAAAAGVLSEVRKKQADTKRMVDILRALEKLRKLRKEAAARKGVCPPASADETFEHHLQRLRKLIKKRSELYEAEERALRVMLEGEQEEERKRELEKKXRKEKEKFLLQRREIESKLFGDPDEFPLAHLLQPFRQYYLQAKHSLPALIPIRHDWDQYLVPSDHPKGNSVPQGWVLPPLPSNDIWATAIKLH; this comes from the exons tctAAAAGTAGTTTCAAATAAaacgtttttaaaaattgccattATACCCCCGCCGCCCCAGTGCCGGCCCTTCCCAGGGAACGACGCCGGTGAGCGCCTGCGGCCGCCGCCTCCAGGCCCGGGGTCGCCCTGGAGCCCGCGCTGGCCTGAAGCACCGCCGCCGTACGACGTGCTTGGGGACGCGGCCCTGCAGCGCCTGCGCGACCGGCAGTGGCTAGAGGCGGTGTTCGGAACCCCGCGGCGGGCCGGCTGCCCGGTGCCTCCGCGCGCGCCCGCCGGCCCCAACCTGGGCGAGGTGCGGGCCTGGTTGCGCGGGTCCCTGCGCCTGGTGCGGCGGCTGCGCGGCCTGGGCCATGCGCTGCGCGAGGCCGAGGCTGACGGCGTGGCCTGGGCACAGCTGCATGCGGAGGCACAGACGCTGCGCGCCGAGCTGGCCGAGCGACTTCAGCTCCTGACCCAGGCAGCCTATGTGGGCGAGGCGCGGCGCAGGCTGGAGAGGGTCCGGAGCCGCCGGCTGCGGCTTCGCGAGAGGGCCCGGGAACGCGAGGCCGAGCTGGAGGCGGAGGCCACGCGGGCAGCGGAGCGG GAGCAGGAGATTGACCGCTGGAGGGTCAAGTGCGTgcaggaggtggaggagaagAAGCGGGAGCAGGAACttaaagctgctgctgctgctggtgtccTATCTGAAGTGAGGAAAAAACAAGCAGACACCAAAAGAATGGTGGACATTCTTCGGGCCttggagaaattgaggaaactCAGGAAAGAGGCTGCAGCAAGGAAAGGGGTCTGTCCTCCAGCCTCAGCAGATGAGACCTTTGAGCATCACCTTCAGCGACTgagaaaactcattaaaaaacGCTCTGAATTATATGAAGCTGAAGAGAGAGCCCTCAGAGTTATGTTGGAAGGAGaacaagaggaagagaggaaaagagaattagagaagaa caggaaagaaaaagagaaatttttactACAGAGGCGTGAAATTGAGTCCAAGTTATTTGGGGATCCAGATGAGTTCCCACTTGCTCACCTCTTGCAGCCTTTCCGGCAGTATTACCTCCAGGCTAAGCACTCGCTGCCAGCGCTCATCCCGATAAGACATGATTGGGATCAGTACCTGGTGCCATCTGATCATCCCAAAGGCAACTCCGTTCCCCAAGGATGGGTTCTTCCCCCGCTCCCCAGCAACGACATCTGGGCAACCGCCATTAAGCTGCATTAG
- the LOC101270740 gene encoding melanoma-associated antigen B10-like, whose protein sequence is MPRGRKSKRRPHEKHSQARSEAQRLQDAQAPAAEEEESLSSPTPPLGGAKSQDEEKPSTSQASLGTDFSCRTVVDQKAILLVQFLLCKYNMREPITKEGMLKHVIKKYKEQFHEILRRASELMVLAFGIDVKEVDPTRHCYALVSKFQRTSDDRMRGEEIMPKTGLLMTVLCVIFMKGNCATEEDIWEVLNVMGIYAGKKHFIHGEPKKLITKDLVQEGYLEYHQVANSDPPRYEFLWGPRAHAETSKMKVLEFLAKIHDTVPSAFPLLYQEALRDEEERAQARFAAMLLTGAVASVRSGANFQGSFSHL, encoded by the exons ATGCCTCGGGGCCGGAAGAGCAAGCGCCGTCCCCACGAGAAACACAGTCAGGCCCGGAGTGAGGCTCAGCGTCTCCAAGATGCTCAGGCCCCTGCAGCAGAGGAAGAAgagtctctctcctcccccacccctcctcttgGTG GTGCCAAGAGCCAAGATGAAGAAAAACCAAGCACCTCTCAGGCATCACTCGGCACTGATTTTTCCTGCAGAACCGTTGTAGACCAGAAGGCAATTCTGTTGGTGCAATTCCTGCTGTGCAAGTATAACATGAGAGAGCCCATTACAAAGGAGGGTATGCTGAAGCATGTCATCAAAAAGTACAAGGAGCAGTTCCATGAGATCCTCAGGAGAGCCTCTGAGCTGATGGTGCTGGCCTTTGGCATTGATGTGAAGGAAGTCGATCCCACCAGGCACTGCTACGCCCTTGTCAGCAAATTTCAGCGCACCAGTGATGACAGGATGAGGGGTGAGGAGATCATGCCCAAGACCGGCCTCCTTATGACAGTCCTCTGTGTGATCTTCATGAAGGGCAACTGCGCCACTGAGGAGGATATCTGGGAAGTACTCAATGTGATGGGGATATATGCCGGAAAGAAGCACTTCATCCATGGGGAGCCCAAGAAGCTCATCACCAAAGATTTGGTGCAGGAAGGGTACCTGGAGTACCACCAGGTGGCCAACAGTGATCCTCCACGCTATGAGTTCCTGTGGGGCCCGAGAGCCCACGCTGAAACCAGCAAGATGAAAGTCCTTGAATTCTTGGCCAAGATTCATGATACGGTCCCCAGTGCCTTCCCACTCTTGTATCAAGAGGCTTTGAGAGATGAGGAAGAGAGAGCCCAAGCCAGATTTGCAGCTATGCTTCTCACTGGTGCCGTGGCCAGTGTGCGTTCCGGGGCCAACTTCCAGGGCAGCTTCTCCCACCTGTAG
- the LOC101276874 gene encoding melanoma-associated antigen B4-like yields MPRGRKSKRRAREKRHQARGETQSLKGAQATEAAAAEEIEESPSSPASVSPGTPPSSPAAGTRQEPQGDPATSSRDEGLSCPGSEEGAQSKDEKSAGTSQAAPSIHSSCRDPLTRKVRKLVQFLLEKYKTKEPIPQAALLKAINRKYQKHFPEILSRASEIMEVVFGLEVKDVDPSNHSYALISKMALPSEGSPSDESGLPTSGLLMTVLGAIFTKGNRATEEELWEFLNALGFYAGRRHLIFGEPSRFIRKDFVMQKYLTYCQVPDSDPPRYEFLWGPRAHAETSKMKVLEFVAKIIGTVPSASPDLYEEALKDEEERARVRVAARAAAVAAGRAPSRAKVHICPKCSGGGRGQIAYFVLEESSQAPK; encoded by the coding sequence ATGCCTCGGGGCCGGAAGAGCAAGCGCCGTGCCCGCGAGAAACGCCACCAGGCCCGGGgggagactcagagtctcaaggGTGCCCAGGCCACTGAGGCGGCGGCGGCAGAAGAGATAGAAGAGTCGCCCTCCTCCCCCGCTTCTGTTTCTCCGGGCACTCCCCCGAGCTCCCCTGCTGCTGGCACTCGCCAGGAGCCTCAGGGAGACCCAGCCACGAGCTCTCGTGATGAAGGGCTTTCATGCCCAGGATCTGAAGAGGGTGCCCAGAGCAAAGATGAGAAAAGTGCAGGTACCTCCCAAGCAGCACCTTCCATTCACAGCAGTTGCAGAGATCCTCTGACCAGGAAGGTCAGAAAGTTGGTGCAGTTCCTGCTTGAGAAGTACAAGACGAAGGAGCCCATCCCGCAGGCAGCACTGCTGAAGGCTATCAACAGGAAGTACCAGAAGCACTTCCCTGAGATCCTCAGCAGAGCCTCTGAGATCATGGAGGTGGTCTTTGGCCTCGAGGTGAAGGATGTTGACCCCAGCAATCACTCCTACGCCCTCATCAGCAAGATGGCCCTCCCCAGCGAGGGAAGTCCAAGTGATGAGTCGGGGCTGCCCACATCCGGTCTCCTGATGACTGTCCTGGGCGCGATCTTCACGAAGGGCAACCGTGCCACCGAAGAGGAGCTCTGGGAATTCCTCAATGCGTTGGGTTTCTATGCTGGGAGGAGGCACTTGATCTTTGGGGAGCCCAGTAGGTTCATCAGGAAAGATTTCGTGATGCAGAAGTACCTCACCTACTGCCAGGTGCCCGACAGCGATCCTCCGCGCTATGAGTTCCTGTGGGGCCCGAGAGCCCACGCTGAAACCAGCAAGATGAAAGTGCTGGAGTTTGTGGCCAAGATCATTGGTACCGTCCCCAGTGCCTCACCAGATCTCTATGAGGAGGCTCtgaaagatgaggaagagagagCAAGAGTGAGAGTCGCGGCCAGGGCTGCAGCTGTTGCTGCGGGCAGAGCCCCTTCCAGGGCCAAGGTCCACATCTGCCCCAAATGTAGTGGGGGAGGCCGCGGGCAGATTGCTTACTTTGTTTTGGAAGAGAGCAGTCAGGCTCCTAAATAG